In Balaenoptera musculus isolate JJ_BM4_2016_0621 chromosome 17, mBalMus1.pri.v3, whole genome shotgun sequence, a genomic segment contains:
- the LOC118883285 gene encoding LOW QUALITY PROTEIN: mortality factor 4-like protein 1 (The sequence of the model RefSeq protein was modified relative to this genomic sequence to represent the inferred CDS: inserted 1 base in 1 codon), protein MRGVAPGKKTSGLQQKNVEVKTKKNKQKTPGNGDGGSTSETPQSPRKKRARVASTVENEETFMYRVEVKVKIPEELKPWLGEDWDLITWQKQPFYLPAKKNVDSILEDSANYKKSRGNTENKEYAVHDVVAGIKEYFNVMLGTQLLCEYERPQYAEILADHPDAPXSKVHGAPHLLRLFVRTGAMLAYAPLDEKSLALLLNYLHDFLEYLAKNSATLFSASDYVVAPPEYERKAV, encoded by the exons ATGAGAGGGGTTGCCCCTGGAAAGAAGACTTCTGGTCTGCAACAGAAAAATGttgaagtgaaaacaaaaaagaacaaacagaaaacacctGGAAATGGAGACGGTGGTAGTACGAGTGAGACACCTCAGTCTCCTCGCAAGAAAAGGGCCCGAGTAGCTTCTACTGttgaaaatgaggaaacattcatgtacagagTTGAAGTTAAAGTAAAGATTCCTGAAGAACTAAAACCATGGCTTGGTGAAGACTGGGACTTAATTACCTGGCAAAAACAGCCCTTTTATCTTCCTGCCAAGAAGAATGTGGATTCCATTCTAGAGGATTCTGCAAATTACAAGAAATCTCgaggaaacacagaaaataaggaGTATGCTGTTCATGACGTTGTGGCAGGGATCAAGGAATACTTCAATGTAATGTTGGGCACTCAGCTGCTCTGCGAATATGAGAGACCACAGTATGCTGAAATCCTCGCAGATCACCCTGATGCAC TGTCCAAGGTGCATGgagcgccacatctactgagatTATTTGTACGTACTGGAGCAATGTTGGCCTATGCACCTCTGGATGAGAAGAGCCTTGCTTTATTACTGAATTACCTCCATGATTTCCTAGAATACCTGGCAAAGAACTCTGCAACTTTGTTTAGTGCCAGTGATTATGTAGTGGCTCCTCCTGAGTACGAGCGGAAAGCTGTGTGA